One segment of Humidesulfovibrio mexicanus DNA contains the following:
- a CDS encoding HEAT repeat domain-containing protein encodes MTECKEILAMLKSPETDVLREAAYLAGEAHCEDAVPLLVEMLKSSNIGVQESADNALRKIGGREAVTGVIPLLRSDEAPVRNGAMDILRALGGQELSSIIPLLKDEDVDIRIFATDILGSADNTMAIGPLCDALLKDPEVNVRYQAAVSLGNLGLPEAAKCLNQAMRDEEWVQYSVIEALAKIRHASSVDAMVKAMSHSSELVVSMIIDALGDMGNVKAVSLLLGRMEDSPTALRNKIVKAIVKILGAKLVNLLPKDARENFRDYLLVALEDEDVEVQDAAISGLAAMGGDDAAAGVFAIAVKLDADKDQDRLEGIIANLAQMGVTAVLKNALRNEDVHAALLAVETLSRIEDPEVESVLVNAFWQGYITVQRAIVSVLSRIAGAGSIDFFMDILHKHNDGKVLKSAAAFLGQKLKHAPAAEALFDLLEHQYDDVKEAALEACVAIGGDAMQDRFRELFLGQDHMKRLMAVYALGRIDAAANIELLKGALEDAEPEIRKHALEAISSLCFQNDIWLDTLAPRLLDENRDVRQTVVEIMGRCFTPEIVPHLVSALSDVDDWVKVRALEVLSQHRVAAALPEVVALLEYPNKLVAIRAIECLGGIGGTAAFQALLSISGGEDQELMEAAESAIARIQEEQEKEL; translated from the coding sequence ATGACCGAATGCAAAGAAATCCTGGCGATGCTCAAAAGTCCCGAAACGGATGTGTTGCGCGAGGCTGCGTACCTCGCCGGAGAAGCGCATTGCGAGGACGCCGTGCCGTTGTTGGTCGAAATGCTCAAAAGCAGCAACATCGGCGTTCAGGAGTCTGCGGATAACGCACTGCGCAAGATCGGCGGACGGGAGGCCGTCACCGGAGTCATCCCGCTGCTGCGTTCCGATGAAGCCCCTGTGCGCAACGGCGCCATGGATATCCTCCGCGCTTTGGGCGGCCAGGAACTGTCGTCCATCATTCCCCTGCTCAAGGATGAAGACGTCGATATCCGGATTTTCGCCACCGATATTTTGGGCTCCGCCGACAACACCATGGCCATCGGTCCGCTTTGCGACGCGCTGCTCAAGGATCCAGAGGTCAACGTCCGCTATCAGGCTGCTGTGAGCCTTGGGAACCTTGGCTTGCCAGAGGCCGCAAAATGCCTGAACCAAGCCATGCGCGACGAGGAATGGGTCCAGTATTCCGTCATCGAGGCCTTGGCGAAGATTCGCCATGCGAGTTCCGTCGACGCCATGGTCAAGGCCATGAGCCATTCTTCGGAGCTTGTGGTCTCCATGATCATCGACGCGCTGGGCGACATGGGAAACGTAAAGGCCGTTTCTTTGCTGCTTGGCCGCATGGAGGACTCGCCCACGGCTTTGCGCAACAAGATCGTCAAGGCCATCGTCAAGATCCTTGGGGCCAAGCTGGTGAACCTGCTGCCCAAGGACGCCCGAGAGAATTTCCGCGACTATCTTCTCGTCGCGCTTGAGGATGAGGATGTCGAGGTCCAGGATGCGGCTATTTCCGGCTTGGCCGCTATGGGGGGAGACGATGCCGCCGCCGGGGTTTTCGCCATCGCTGTCAAACTCGACGCCGACAAGGATCAGGATCGCCTGGAGGGCATTATTGCCAACCTCGCCCAAATGGGCGTCACCGCAGTTTTGAAGAATGCTTTGCGCAACGAGGACGTCCACGCGGCTCTGCTTGCCGTGGAGACCCTGTCGCGTATCGAGGACCCGGAGGTGGAGAGCGTTCTGGTGAACGCCTTCTGGCAGGGATACATCACCGTGCAGCGGGCCATTGTTTCTGTTCTGTCGCGCATCGCCGGGGCGGGCAGCATCGATTTTTTCATGGATATTCTGCACAAGCACAACGATGGCAAGGTGCTCAAGTCCGCTGCCGCCTTCCTCGGGCAGAAGCTCAAGCACGCGCCGGCAGCCGAGGCGCTTTTCGACCTTCTGGAGCACCAGTACGATGACGTGAAGGAGGCTGCGCTTGAGGCCTGCGTCGCCATCGGCGGTGACGCCATGCAGGACCGTTTCCGTGAGCTTTTTCTGGGGCAGGACCACATGAAGCGCCTCATGGCCGTGTACGCGTTGGGGCGCATCGACGCCGCCGCGAACATCGAGCTGTTGAAGGGCGCTCTTGAGGACGCCGAACCGGAAATCCGCAAACATGCCTTGGAGGCCATATCAAGCCTTTGCTTCCAGAATGACATATGGCTCGATACCCTTGCGCCGCGCCTATTGGATGAGAACCGGGATGTGCGCCAGACCGTGGTCGAGATCATGGGCCGGTGCTTCACGCCGGAGATTGTTCCCCACCTTGTGAGCGCGTTGTCCGATGTCGATGACTGGGTCAAGGTGCGCGCGCTTGAGGTGCTGAGCCAGCACCGGGTGGCGGCAGCCTTGCCAGAAGTGGTTGCATTGCTGGAATATCCCAACAAGCTGGTGGCCATACGGGCCATCGAGTGCCTTGGCGGGATTGGCGGCACGGCGGCGTTCCAGGCTTTGCTGAGCATTTCCGGGGGGGAGGACCAAGAGCTGATGGAGGCTGCGGAATCAGCCATTGCCAGAATTCAGGAAGAACAGGAAAAGGAACTTTAG
- a CDS encoding HDOD domain-containing protein: MEEDLKTSAKGQILSIRDLPTLPKVLDEVSRLVQNPNTSIEAIAKVISRDQVLSAKVLKMVNSPVYGFPGRIGSIQHALVLLGFNVIRGVIISTSVFDIMSKSMEGLWEHSVGCALATGLVAREAKLKDPEEFSVCGLLHDLGKVVAAVQLPELHKAVGEAVRSQDLRWFEAEKAVLGFGHDRINAWLAQHWHLPATIKEAMSSHHNPERAQFYPLHAAAAHVGDFVVRVFEFGSGGDDQAVPLSEHALKALGLNLGDLDRVFDAFAENLGEVSGVNFVPEEPDPGKGRGD, encoded by the coding sequence GTGGAAGAGGATCTCAAGACCAGCGCCAAGGGACAGATCCTGTCCATACGCGACCTGCCGACGCTTCCCAAGGTGTTGGACGAGGTGTCCAGGCTTGTCCAGAATCCCAACACCTCCATAGAAGCCATCGCCAAGGTCATCAGCCGCGATCAAGTGCTTTCGGCCAAGGTGCTCAAGATGGTCAATTCGCCTGTGTACGGGTTCCCCGGCCGCATCGGCTCCATTCAGCACGCCCTGGTGCTGCTGGGCTTCAACGTCATCCGCGGGGTCATCATCTCTACCAGCGTTTTTGATATCATGAGCAAGTCGATGGAGGGGCTTTGGGAACACAGCGTGGGCTGCGCGCTCGCCACCGGCCTTGTGGCGCGCGAGGCCAAGCTTAAGGATCCCGAGGAGTTCAGCGTGTGCGGCCTGCTGCACGACCTGGGCAAGGTGGTGGCGGCCGTGCAATTGCCCGAACTGCACAAGGCCGTTGGAGAAGCCGTGCGCAGCCAGGATTTGCGCTGGTTTGAGGCCGAAAAGGCCGTGCTCGGGTTCGGACACGACCGCATCAACGCCTGGCTTGCCCAGCACTGGCATCTGCCCGCGACGATCAAGGAGGCCATGAGTTCGCACCACAACCCGGAACGGGCGCAGTTCTATCCGCTGCATGCCGCAGCCGCCCATGTAGGCGATTTCGTCGTCCGCGTGTTTGAGTTCGGGAGCGGCGGCGACGACCAAGCTGTGCCGTTGTCAGAACATGCCCTGAAGGCGCTGGGGCTGAACCTTGGCGATCTTGATCGCGTCTTTGACGCTTTTGCTGAGAATCTCGGCGAGGTCTCGGGCGTGAATTTCGTTCCCGAGGAGCCTGATCCGGGCAAGGGGCGGGGAGACTGA
- a CDS encoding chemotaxis protein CheA: MSQEYLDPEILADFFVEAKEHLETIEPNLLQLEKSPENLGLLNEIFRPMHSLKGASGFLGLHKINGLAHKAENILDELRQGAMAVNSGIMDIILAATDALRTMVDNLETTGQEGDVDTTSIIARIESALAGEESGSSVPVSDATEGMDDTGVEAEEPMAPEVTYADLAEPLPQEADGPVTIRWQNVPYVPAPGFDPTPYTLTTVGDGHLNDFLEEARDLVASLNQGLLDLEKNPDAGGDLVNDIFRYFHNIKGNSGIIGYRELNALTHEAETLLNRVRKGEMGTSRGIIDLLLAVVDLIEELLGRIDMESGKATPRDISMMAAVLQASTEAGDLSVPEQYLAVLAPEFEGGAQTRPSAGKGVQQEPESTDAVVDSGETGSSLPSDGTSASWEADPELAAKADASSVDPGGSQSGGYDPEDVAIFEQAVLHQHKSLDLSLEMLRKDPAQRELIDGVYRSLTTIQNSCGYMGLADVRNYAERTANLVDQARKSDMDFDLMLDILSQEIAILKDMVLGALASVKGGGAPASAASSAQQPEAKPEPKPEPEPKPKSEPKPEARPAPKPEPVSALKQEQKPMAPPAAAAPKPAPAAAGRISTPPPTAAQQAFEAGQAPQQKGATTIRVDHQKLDHLMNLIGELIINRNRYSMLARALEDGHEDVSTVAQQLTETTYAMARISDDLQDTIMKVRMVPVHTVFSRFPRLVRDLSRKSGKQVELITEGEETELDKSVGEEIGDPLVHLIRNSLDHGIEPEEERIAAGKNPKGHVWLRAYHKGNSVAIEVEDDGRGIDPEKMRQVGVKKGLVTPEEAKLLDDRQAVDLIFAPGFSSAEKITDISGRGVGMDVVKTNIKNLKGNIQINSEVGRGSRFTLTLPLTLAIIDALMVQVGKDMYAIPLDAVSETTKIEVERLSEVNHRKAITLRGEVLGIIELSDLLGLPPNPEDRDILPVVIIHDNDRRLGIVVDRLLERQEIVIKPLGQYLNGFEIRGISGATIMGDGSVVLILDPHEVYSLATATTKQGGHGGD, translated from the coding sequence ATGAGCCAGGAATATCTTGATCCGGAAATCCTCGCCGACTTCTTTGTCGAAGCCAAGGAGCATCTGGAGACCATCGAACCGAACCTGCTCCAATTGGAGAAAAGTCCGGAGAATCTCGGCCTGTTGAACGAGATCTTCCGCCCCATGCACTCGCTCAAGGGGGCTTCGGGCTTCTTGGGGTTGCATAAAATAAACGGGTTGGCGCACAAGGCTGAGAACATCCTCGACGAGTTGCGCCAGGGCGCCATGGCCGTGAATTCCGGCATCATGGACATCATCTTAGCCGCAACCGACGCCTTGCGTACCATGGTGGATAATCTGGAGACCACAGGCCAGGAAGGCGATGTGGACACCACCAGCATTATCGCCAGGATTGAGAGCGCCCTTGCCGGAGAGGAGTCCGGTTCTTCGGTTCCCGTTTCTGACGCGACCGAAGGGATGGACGATACCGGCGTCGAAGCGGAGGAACCGATGGCGCCCGAGGTGACATACGCCGACCTTGCGGAGCCCTTGCCGCAGGAGGCCGATGGTCCTGTGACCATCCGTTGGCAGAACGTCCCCTATGTCCCGGCTCCTGGTTTTGATCCTACCCCCTACACGCTGACCACGGTTGGCGATGGCCATCTTAACGATTTTCTTGAGGAAGCCCGCGATCTCGTCGCCAGCCTCAACCAGGGGTTGCTCGATCTTGAGAAGAATCCCGATGCCGGTGGGGATCTGGTCAACGACATTTTCCGGTATTTCCATAACATCAAGGGCAACAGCGGCATTATCGGCTACCGCGAGCTCAATGCCCTCACTCACGAGGCCGAAACCCTGCTCAACCGCGTGCGCAAGGGCGAGATGGGCACCAGCCGGGGCATCATCGACCTGCTTCTGGCGGTGGTGGACCTTATCGAAGAATTGCTGGGGCGCATCGATATGGAGTCTGGCAAGGCCACTCCGCGCGACATCAGCATGATGGCCGCCGTGCTTCAGGCTTCCACCGAAGCGGGCGATCTCAGCGTTCCGGAGCAATATCTCGCCGTGCTTGCGCCAGAATTCGAGGGCGGGGCCCAGACGCGGCCTTCCGCAGGAAAGGGTGTTCAGCAAGAGCCGGAGTCCACGGACGCGGTCGTCGATTCCGGAGAGACGGGCTCCTCGTTGCCCTCGGACGGGACTTCCGCTTCGTGGGAGGCGGATCCAGAACTCGCAGCCAAGGCCGATGCCTCGTCTGTCGACCCCGGCGGGTCCCAATCTGGCGGCTATGACCCCGAGGATGTCGCCATTTTTGAGCAGGCCGTGCTGCACCAGCACAAGAGTCTTGATCTCTCCCTGGAGATGTTGCGCAAGGATCCCGCCCAGCGCGAACTCATCGACGGCGTGTACAGGAGTTTGACCACCATACAGAACTCCTGCGGCTACATGGGCCTGGCGGACGTCCGCAATTACGCGGAGCGGACCGCAAACCTCGTTGACCAGGCCCGCAAGTCGGACATGGATTTCGATCTCATGCTCGACATCCTGTCTCAGGAAATCGCCATCTTGAAGGATATGGTCCTGGGCGCCCTGGCAAGTGTGAAGGGAGGAGGAGCACCTGCTTCCGCCGCCAGTTCTGCGCAACAGCCTGAAGCAAAGCCAGAGCCAAAGCCAGAGCCAGAGCCAAAGCCAAAGTCAGAGCCAAAGCCAGAAGCGAGGCCCGCACCAAAGCCGGAGCCCGTTTCCGCGCTCAAGCAAGAACAAAAGCCAATGGCACCGCCAGCCGCCGCTGCCCCGAAGCCCGCGCCAGCAGCTGCTGGCCGCATCTCCACTCCTCCGCCAACGGCCGCCCAGCAGGCGTTCGAGGCCGGCCAGGCGCCACAGCAGAAAGGCGCCACCACCATTCGGGTGGATCACCAGAAACTCGACCATCTGATGAACCTCATCGGCGAGCTCATCATCAACCGGAACAGGTATTCCATGCTCGCCCGCGCCCTTGAGGACGGCCACGAGGATGTCTCCACTGTGGCCCAGCAACTCACCGAGACCACTTACGCCATGGCGCGCATCTCCGATGATCTGCAGGATACCATCATGAAGGTCCGCATGGTGCCTGTGCATACGGTGTTCTCGCGCTTTCCACGCCTTGTGCGTGACCTTTCACGCAAGAGCGGCAAGCAGGTGGAACTCATCACCGAGGGTGAAGAGACCGAACTCGACAAGAGCGTTGGTGAAGAAATCGGCGATCCTCTGGTGCACCTTATCCGGAATTCACTCGATCACGGCATCGAGCCCGAAGAGGAACGTATCGCCGCTGGCAAAAATCCCAAGGGGCATGTGTGGTTGCGCGCCTACCACAAAGGCAACTCCGTGGCCATCGAGGTCGAGGACGACGGACGCGGCATTGATCCTGAGAAAATGCGCCAAGTCGGCGTGAAAAAAGGCTTGGTAACCCCCGAGGAAGCAAAACTGCTGGACGACCGGCAGGCCGTCGATCTCATCTTCGCCCCAGGTTTTTCCAGTGCCGAGAAGATTACGGACATCTCCGGCCGTGGTGTGGGCATGGATGTGGTGAAGACCAACATCAAGAACCTCAAGGGCAACATTCAGATCAACTCTGAGGTTGGACGCGGATCGCGCTTCACGCTGACCTTGCCGCTTACCCTGGCGATCATTGATGCGCTCATGGTCCAGGTGGGGAAGGACATGTACGCCATCCCACTGGATGCCGTGAGCGAGACCACCAAAATCGAGGTGGAGCGCTTGAGCGAGGTCAATCACCGCAAGGCCATCACCCTGCGCGGTGAGGTGCTCGGCATCATCGAACTCTCCGATTTGCTCGGCCTGCCGCCAAATCCGGAGGATCGCGACATTCTGCCCGTGGTCATCATCCACGACAATGACCGCAGGCTGGGCATTGTCGTGGACCGGCTTCTGGAGCGCCAGGAGATCGTCATCAAGCCCCTTGGCCAGTATCTCAACGGCTTTGAGATTCGTGGCATATCCGGGGCCACCATTATGGGTGACGGCAGCGTCGTGCTTATTCTTGACCCGCACGAAGTGTACAGCTTGGCCACAGCCACCACGAAGCAGGGAGGGCATGGCGGCGACTAG
- a CDS encoding ParA family protein translates to MSARVIAIANQKGGVGKTTTTLTLAAALALRGKRVLVMDLDPHANASVHLSFFPETLEATAYDLFQAESVDAALFERILKRGLAGGFDFVPGHIRLSELEVDLRDRKNKGLILTEALELKRGEYEYVLLDCPPHVGILLVNAIVASDLVLIPIQTDFLALYGIRLLFDTIRLLNRVLPKSVCYMALPTMYDQRTAACRRILRIMRDKLGERVFGTVIHFDTKFRESSAGGKVIFEIDPKARGALEYMQLAKEIDTNENP, encoded by the coding sequence GTGAGCGCCAGGGTCATCGCCATAGCCAATCAGAAAGGCGGTGTGGGCAAAACCACCACCACACTGACCTTGGCGGCCGCCCTGGCATTGCGCGGCAAGCGGGTGCTGGTCATGGACCTGGACCCGCACGCCAACGCCTCGGTGCATCTCTCTTTTTTTCCGGAGACGCTGGAGGCTACGGCGTACGATCTTTTCCAGGCCGAGAGCGTCGATGCTGCGCTTTTTGAGCGCATTCTGAAGCGCGGACTCGCAGGAGGGTTTGACTTCGTTCCCGGCCATATCAGGCTTTCTGAGCTTGAAGTGGATTTGAGGGATCGCAAGAACAAGGGACTCATCCTGACGGAAGCGCTGGAGCTCAAGCGGGGCGAGTATGAGTATGTGCTGCTTGATTGCCCGCCGCATGTGGGCATTCTCCTGGTGAACGCCATAGTCGCCTCGGACCTTGTGCTCATTCCCATACAGACGGATTTTTTGGCCCTGTACGGAATTCGTCTGCTGTTCGACACCATACGGCTGCTCAACCGGGTGTTGCCGAAAAGCGTTTGTTACATGGCCCTGCCCACCATGTACGACCAGCGCACAGCGGCGTGCAGGCGCATATTGCGCATCATGCGCGACAAGTTGGGGGAGCGCGTGTTTGGAACCGTCATCCATTTCGACACCAAGTTTCGGGAGTCGAGCGCCGGGGGCAAGGTTATTTTCGAGATCGACCCCAAGGCCCGCGGGGCTTTGGAATACATGCAGCTGGCAAAAGAGATAGACACCAATGAAAACCCCTGA
- a CDS encoding response regulator: protein MPKHILIVDDSKTVRNLVAFIMKKEGFKVTTAEDGLDGLEKLYAAEQVDLIVSDVNMPRMDGFTFIKNIREQEAYRDIPIIVLSTEGQDKDIETGLTLGANLYMVKPAQPEKMVRNVKMLLG from the coding sequence ATGCCTAAACATATTTTGATTGTGGACGATTCTAAGACTGTACGGAACCTTGTGGCCTTTATCATGAAGAAGGAAGGCTTCAAGGTCACCACGGCGGAGGACGGTCTTGACGGATTGGAAAAGCTGTACGCCGCGGAACAGGTCGACTTGATCGTGAGCGATGTGAACATGCCGCGCATGGACGGGTTCACCTTCATCAAGAACATCCGTGAGCAGGAGGCCTACCGGGACATTCCCATCATCGTTCTCTCCACGGAAGGGCAGGACAAGGACATAGAAACCGGACTGACCCTGGGCGCCAATTTGTACATGGTCAAACCCGCCCAGCCGGAAAAGATGGTCCGCAACGTAAAAATGCTTCTGGGATGA
- the dprA gene encoding DNA-processing protein DprA, whose amino-acid sequence MSLDAAKEFFSCLALRNTPGLGPRSWKSILQAYPSAFAAVSDARNWAERKILPKNRAEAFLQEPWRPAAEAEYRAVRAAAGQVRVLTWFDPRFPGRLKEIPDPPVLLYCQGDVSLLKNPAVAVVGARECTLLGLRSVERISADLSRFGVTVVSGMAAGIDRQAHQSALGGVGSSIAVLGAGLDVHYPPENEDLRCALEAQGLVVTEFGPGTRPEARNFPVRNRIISGLSLGVLVAEAAARSGSLITARLASEQGREVFALPGPLGQPTFAGCHKLIKQGAALVENAEDIIRALRFQFASELASVPSALPRKEDTAATQQDPVAPPVRPQSAPVGGRLLPDSLTDSERALLARLSTDAKLHIDVLTQALGEDASAMSRRLLVLELQGLVRQWPGMYYSLA is encoded by the coding sequence ATGAGCCTTGATGCGGCCAAGGAATTCTTTTCTTGCCTGGCATTGCGCAATACGCCAGGGCTCGGCCCTCGCTCCTGGAAGAGTATCCTCCAGGCATATCCCAGCGCCTTCGCGGCCGTAAGCGATGCGCGCAACTGGGCTGAACGGAAGATCCTGCCGAAAAATCGTGCGGAGGCTTTCCTGCAGGAGCCCTGGCGGCCCGCCGCAGAGGCGGAGTATCGCGCTGTTCGGGCGGCTGCGGGCCAGGTTCGTGTGCTCACCTGGTTCGATCCGCGATTCCCCGGGCGCTTGAAAGAGATTCCCGATCCTCCCGTGCTCCTCTATTGCCAAGGCGATGTCTCGCTTCTGAAGAATCCGGCTGTCGCTGTTGTCGGCGCGCGGGAATGCACCCTGCTTGGCTTGCGCAGCGTGGAGCGCATCAGCGCGGATCTTTCGCGTTTTGGCGTCACCGTGGTCTCGGGAATGGCCGCAGGCATCGACAGGCAGGCGCATCAGTCCGCGCTTGGCGGCGTGGGCAGTTCAATCGCCGTGCTCGGAGCCGGACTGGATGTCCACTATCCGCCCGAGAACGAGGATTTGCGGTGCGCATTGGAAGCCCAGGGACTGGTCGTCACGGAGTTTGGTCCCGGCACACGTCCGGAAGCCAGAAATTTTCCCGTGCGCAACCGTATAATTAGCGGTCTGTCTTTGGGGGTCCTGGTGGCGGAGGCCGCTGCCCGCAGTGGAAGCCTTATCACCGCCAGGCTTGCCAGCGAACAGGGGCGGGAGGTGTTCGCCCTGCCCGGACCGCTCGGACAGCCGACATTCGCCGGTTGCCACAAGCTTATCAAGCAGGGCGCGGCCCTGGTGGAAAATGCCGAGGACATCATCCGCGCCTTGCGTTTTCAGTTCGCCTCGGAATTGGCGTCAGTCCCTTCGGCCCTGCCCCGAAAGGAAGACACGGCTGCGACGCAGCAAGATCCTGTTGCGCCACCAGTCCGGCCGCAGTCGGCCCCCGTTGGAGGCCGCCTCCTGCCCGATTCGCTTACGGATTCCGAACGCGCGCTGTTGGCCCGGCTGTCCACGGACGCCAAGCTCCACATCGATGTATTGACCCAGGCCTTGGGCGAGGACGCCTCCGCCATGAGCCGTCGTCTGCTGGTGCTTGAGCTGCAGGGGCTTGTCCGCCAGTGGCCGGGCATGTACTATAGCCTTGCGTAG
- a CDS encoding tetratricopeptide repeat protein: MDAQRGLSEEWRLRSLEENFLNFKESQREQEERSRDQQRKLQDRMRVLEESLARLQERQDPGHAVAAPSSAVPSPSASVSPAAPAPASPAAPSAIKPSSAQQSFVSPPPAYSGKGLYDQGMTLVRAEKGEEGRALLEKFLATDPKSALVPNGIYWIGESYYLEKNYPQAILTFKEVTRRFPKHHKAAAALYKIGLCYQMMGEPENATLYLRALLKDHPKSEPAPAARKLLTELGG, from the coding sequence ATGGACGCGCAAAGAGGCCTGAGCGAGGAGTGGCGGCTGCGCAGCCTTGAGGAGAACTTCCTGAATTTCAAGGAATCGCAGCGTGAACAGGAAGAGCGCTCGCGCGACCAGCAGCGCAAGTTGCAGGACCGGATGCGCGTTTTGGAGGAGTCCCTTGCCAGGTTGCAAGAGCGCCAGGACCCTGGGCACGCCGTTGCAGCGCCTTCATCAGCGGTCCCTTCGCCTTCCGCTTCCGTTTCGCCAGCGGCCCCTGCCCCCGCCAGCCCTGCTGCGCCATCTGCAATCAAGCCATCCTCGGCGCAGCAGTCTTTTGTCTCTCCCCCTCCGGCGTATTCCGGCAAGGGGCTTTATGATCAAGGCATGACGCTGGTCCGGGCGGAAAAGGGCGAAGAAGGCCGCGCGCTGCTGGAAAAGTTCCTTGCGACCGACCCCAAGAGCGCACTGGTTCCCAATGGCATCTATTGGATTGGCGAGAGCTATTACCTGGAGAAAAACTATCCTCAGGCCATCCTCACCTTCAAGGAGGTGACCCGTCGCTTCCCCAAGCATCACAAGGCGGCGGCGGCGCTCTACAAGATCGGCTTGTGCTACCAGATGATGGGCGAACCGGAGAATGCCACCTTGTACCTGCGCGCCCTCTTGAAGGACCACCCCAAGTCCGAGCCGGCTCCTGCCGCGCGCAAGCTCCTTACAGAGCTTGGCGGTTGA
- a CDS encoding chemotaxis protein CheW — MKTPEQYFVENVRLPDVDDAGRALTSAEEAFLDKYLGVERERVLAEAKRLDPRGADVVSGIASESSSAEEHSDEKMRAQTEIRLVSFSLMGREYALPITVIQEVIRYVRPTKLPAAPSSIAGIINLRGRVTPLVSLRLLLGIPGEQEDRFIVVCRHRGLQIGLMINAVSTMYKADGADLEWNVEANVGVNAHLLLGLYKAGEKLISILSIDNLVQVVLQGGRTHA, encoded by the coding sequence ATGAAAACCCCTGAACAATATTTCGTCGAGAACGTCCGCCTGCCCGATGTGGATGACGCAGGGCGTGCGCTCACCTCCGCCGAGGAAGCCTTTCTGGACAAGTATCTTGGCGTGGAAAGGGAACGGGTTCTTGCGGAGGCCAAACGCCTTGATCCCCGTGGAGCTGATGTCGTGTCGGGCATCGCCTCCGAATCCTCCTCTGCTGAGGAGCATTCGGACGAGAAAATGCGCGCGCAGACGGAGATACGCCTGGTGAGCTTTTCCCTTATGGGTCGCGAGTACGCTTTGCCCATAACCGTGATCCAGGAGGTCATCCGGTATGTGCGCCCAACCAAGCTTCCCGCAGCCCCAAGCAGCATCGCGGGCATCATCAATCTTCGCGGCCGTGTGACCCCGCTAGTAAGCTTGCGGTTGCTTCTCGGCATCCCCGGTGAGCAGGAGGACCGCTTCATCGTTGTCTGCCGACATCGTGGCCTTCAAATCGGACTTATGATCAACGCGGTTTCAACGATGTACAAGGCCGATGGGGCTGACCTTGAATGGAATGTGGAGGCCAATGTCGGCGTCAACGCGCATCTGCTTCTCGGTCTCTACAAGGCAGGCGAAAAACTCATAAGCATTCTGTCCATCGACAACCTGGTCCAGGTGGTGCTGCAAGGGGGAAGGACTCATGCCTAA
- a CDS encoding CheR family methyltransferase has product MAALFSTTAAVGAELKISDAEFVQLRDFIYAQCGIYVADNRKYLLENRLANRLKLLNLKNFGEYYHYLQYDSNRKGELTKLFEVITTNETSFYRNPPQLKVFQENILAEVIAELKKKGDKRLRIWSAGCSTGEEPYTIAIIVAEVLKNELASWDVRITASDLSERVLEAARKGLYNEYTLRTTPKEIVARYFEKDGDNFRVRPELKRLISFGQLNLSDRVALKRVERSQIVFCRNVIIYFDDEMKRKVIGAFYDNLLGGGYLLIGHSESLHNITRSFKPIHYPGAIMYKKEA; this is encoded by the coding sequence ATGGCAGCGCTTTTTTCCACCACTGCGGCCGTCGGCGCGGAGCTCAAAATCAGCGACGCCGAGTTTGTGCAGTTGCGTGACTTCATCTATGCGCAGTGCGGCATTTATGTCGCGGACAACCGCAAGTACCTGCTGGAGAATCGTCTTGCGAACAGGCTGAAGCTCCTGAACCTCAAGAATTTTGGCGAGTACTACCACTATCTCCAATACGACTCCAACAGGAAAGGCGAGCTTACCAAGTTATTCGAGGTGATCACCACCAACGAGACCAGCTTCTACCGTAACCCTCCACAGCTCAAGGTTTTTCAGGAGAACATCCTCGCCGAGGTCATCGCCGAGCTCAAGAAGAAGGGCGACAAGCGCTTGCGCATTTGGTCGGCGGGTTGCTCCACCGGCGAGGAACCATATACCATCGCCATCATCGTGGCCGAGGTGCTCAAGAACGAATTGGCCAGTTGGGACGTGCGGATCACCGCCAGCGATCTTTCCGAGCGCGTGCTTGAGGCCGCGCGCAAGGGTCTCTACAACGAGTACACCTTGCGCACCACGCCCAAAGAAATCGTCGCCCGCTATTTCGAGAAAGATGGCGACAACTTTCGCGTCCGGCCGGAACTCAAGCGCCTCATCTCCTTCGGGCAGCTGAATTTGTCCGACCGTGTGGCGCTCAAACGGGTGGAGCGGTCGCAGATCGTGTTCTGCCGCAACGTCATCATCTATTTTGACGACGAGATGAAGCGCAAGGTCATAGGGGCCTTCTACGACAACCTTCTGGGGGGCGGCTATCTCCTCATCGGGCACTCGGAGTCGCTGCACAACATCACGCGCTCCTTCAAGCCCATCCACTACCCCGGAGCCATAATGTACAAGAAGGAGGCCTGA